A single window of Corythoichthys intestinalis isolate RoL2023-P3 chromosome 21, ASM3026506v1, whole genome shotgun sequence DNA harbors:
- the LOC130909931 gene encoding dual specificity protein phosphatase 13-like, translated as MIETSCSNTAHPAHRSVANDRYLLWKLGITHVVNAAHGRKYCEGSHQFYGSSVEYYGVPADDSPSFDLSPYFLPCSKYIDSALNKTGASVLVHCVVGVSRSASLVLAFLMICHGLTLLDAIHKVKERRWIFPKAGFLKQLRILDQKLAREPQLRQLP; from the exons ATGATTGAAACAAGTTGCAGTAATACTGCCCATCCTGCACACAGGTCAGTGGCTAACGACCGCTACCTCCTGTGGAAGCTAGGCATCACCCACGTAGTGAACGCTGCACACGGAAGGAAATACTGCGAGGGCAGCCACCAGTTCTACGGATCCTCGGTGGAATATTACGGCGTGCCCGCTGACGATTCGCCGTCCTTTGACCTGTCACCCTACTTCCTCCCGTGCTCGAAGTATATCGACAGCGCTCTCAACAAAACCGGCG CTAGCGTGTTGGTTCACTGTGTGGTGGGTGTGAGCCGCTCCGCGTCACTAGTGCTGGCGTTCTTGATGATTTGTCACGGCCTCACCCTGCTGGACGCCATCCACAAAGTCAAAGAACGCCGCTGGATCTTCCCCAAGGCTGGCTTCCTCAAACAGCTCCGAATTTTGGACCAAAAACTCGCACGGGAACCTCAACTACGGCAGTTGCCGTAA
- the LOC130909216 gene encoding dual specificity protein phosphatase 13-like: MWSSKRKEYVTVKDLQNILDSCKLRLSHIDEVWPNIYIGNVTVAQTKSALMELGITHVLNAAHAKPGSIGNQSFYGNDFEYCGIPADDSTHFDLDVYFRPAADFIHKGLKSPRGKVLVHCIMGMSRSSTLVLAYLMIYRRLSLQEALRRLVCKRAIYPNRNFLALLIDLDLHLQRRNNARRNRKGACLIL, translated from the exons atgtggAGCAGCAAACGCAAAGAATATGTGACGGTCAAGGACCTGCAGAACATTCTGGACTCGTGCAAACTACGTCTCAGCCACATTGATGAAGTCTGGCCCAATATATACATAGGAAACGT GACAGTGGCCCAGACCAAGTCGGCCTTAATGGAGCTTGGCATCACCCATGTGCTGAACGCGGCACACGCCAAACCGGGCAGTATCGGCAACCAGAGTTTCTACGGCAACGACTTCGAGTACTGCGGCATACCCGCCGACGACTCGACTCACTTTGACCTGGATGTCTACTTCAGACCTGCTGCCGACTTCATCCACAAAGGACTGAAGTCCCCTCGTG GCAAAGTTCTTGTGCACTGCATCATGGGAATGAGCCGCTCGTCCACATTGGTTCTGGCCTATCTGATGATCTACCGCCGCCTGAGCCTACAGGAGGCCCTCCGGCGGCTGGTCTGCAAGAGGGCTATCTACCCCAACAGGAACTTCCTGGCCCTGCTCATCGACCTGGACCTGCACCTGCAGCGCCGCAACAATGCACGCAGGAATAGGAAAGGGGCCTGCCTTATCTTGTGA